The DNA sequence AATAACTTTTAAAACCGCCGAAACCTATTCCAGTTACAGGATTCTTTTTTATTAACTCAAAAGAAATTTTATATAATTCTAATCTTGTATTGATTGAAGCATCTGTTGTTTTATTGCTTAAGACGAAATCAATTAATTCATAATTTCTTTTTTCTATCAAATTAAATTTTGTTACAACCAATAAACTTACAATTAATACTCCTGTAAATATTATTAAATTATTATGAGTAAGTTTTTGCTTTGATAGAATTAATAAAATGATTAAAGATAAAATTAAACCAATTGTAGTGGCTCGATGTGATGTATATATTAATGTAATAGTTAAAATGAATGCAGTAAAAGAAAAATAAAATACTTTTTTAATATTGTCCGAAATTAAAATTTTATAGTATGAGTATAAAATTAATGGTGAAATAAATCTACTGAATATTACATGACTGAATTCGAAATTTGTTAAGTTATAGTAACCTTTATAAGTAAAAGGATTTTTGATAAAAAATAAAATGCTTATAAAAAAAGACAGTATCAATAAAATTGTAAAAAATTTTTCTAAGATATCTACTTTAATATTTTCTTTAATAAAATAAGCAAGAATTACTGAGGGATTAATCCAATTATTATATTAATCCATTTCTGTAAACCAAAGAGAGGATTTTTTGAATATATTATAGTTATTAAGGGAATTGTTATTATAAATAATAATAAAATTTTTATGTTATGATTGATTGTTTCAAAAAAACTTTTTAAACTGGGATAAGAAAATATTAGAACTTTTCTGAATAGAGGGATTATTAATAATAACAAGCCAGATTTTATTAAGAAACTCAATAAAGTATAGTTAGAAATCTGAGCAACATAAATTTGTAATGTAATAAAAAATAAAAGTATAATATTTAATAAATTTTCTCTCGAAGGGCTCATTTTTACATTATAAAAAAATTATATGGCAGCTAAAATCTTTTTCGATTTATTTATATATACTTTAATATTGCTGTCTTGTACGACTTTATTAACTGGTAATGTAAATTTAATAAGCAAATATCCCATTAGTCTAATTATAACTTGGTTATCAGTAATCATCGGCTCTCTTTTAACTGACCAGTATTCTTATAATAATTATAAAAAATTACTGGATTATATTAAACAAATTTTTACTGCTCTTGTTATATCATTTTTATTTCTTCTATTATACTTTTTATTTGAAAAGGAACTGCAACCATATTTAAATATTATTTTGATTGTAACTTTATGTTCTGGATTTATAATTAAATTCTTTTTATACATTTTAAATAATGTAATCATTTTTAAGAAAGAAGATCTTTCTAAAATTAATTTTTCGATTGGCTCTTTTAATATAGAGTTTTTAATTGTTAGTGCTATTATTTGTTATGCTTATTTTATTAAATATGATATAAAATATTTTGAAAAAGATTTTATAGCAATTATTACTTTTATAATAATCTGGTTTTTGATTGGTTTATGTGTTCATCAATTTAATCCTGTTACAAAATATAATTTCTGGAAATTCATCTGGCTTAGATTAAAGAGCTATTTATACTTCTTAATCATATTTAATATTATACTTTATATTTTAAGCTCAAGCATAAATGGTATTAATATTATAAGAAATTTATCATTCCTATTTGGATTT is a window from the Rosettibacter firmus genome containing:
- a CDS encoding O-antigen ligase family protein yields the protein MILSFFISILFFIKNPFTYKGYYNLTNFEFSHVIFSRFISPLILYSYYKILISDNIKKVFYFSFTAFILTITLIYTSHRATTIGLILSLIILLILSKQKLTHNNLIIFTGVLIVSLLVVTKFNLIEKRNYELIDFVLSNKTTDASINTRLELYKISFELIKKNPVTGIGFGGFKSYYKSDLPMKLKYPHNLFLETQVELGIIGSILLFALIYLILKNTIKYSRLIFVFALFSLWLSLFSKDLTTQNLLFINIIFINNRNHNHN